One Neovison vison isolate M4711 chromosome 2, ASM_NN_V1, whole genome shotgun sequence genomic window carries:
- the PPRC1 gene encoding peroxisome proliferator-activated receptor gamma coactivator-related protein 1 isoform X4, translated as MAARRGRRDGVAPSLSGGPGPDPGGGVRGSSWGSRSQTPYGTVGSVLLHEEGDDSGFVSLSRLGPCLRDKDLEMEELILQDETLLGTMQSYMDASLISLIEDFGSLGESRLSLEDQNEVSLLTALTEILDNADSENLSPFDSIPDSELLVSPREGSSLHKLLTLSRTPPERDLITPVDPLGPSTGSTKVSGVEMSLSDPPWDFSPPSFLETSSPKLPSWRPPRSRARRGQSPPPQQRSDGEEEEEVASFSGQLLAGELDNSVSSIPDFPMHLACPEEEDKTAAAEMAVQTAGDESISSLSELVRAMHPYCLPSLTQLTSLEDELQEQPDDLTLPEDCVVLEIVGQAATAGNDLEIPVVVRQIPAGPQPVLLDDSLEASPALKLLMPTLESETEAPVLKEDLCPDKEGLSVDSEEKLESVCLLDPREVMEPVMPQGPQNPPANTKLSSQRARKGRKKKSKEQPAACAEGYARRLRSASRGQSTMATEVTSQAGNLPQEELQREVGPSRSRGKPRAWARAWAAALEKPSSGNLESSAGQASPDKEDPLDLYSNLVDSIQANLVPTHVSARTDPMPLDSVETNPTEVNPVLADPVPVDPALGDHDSANSELVDPLPADPVLIDPVLADSAEIDSTVVVPISDDLPPGDPVPVSSAPVDSVPSDLGPVDSVLVKSRPSDPRRGAMSSVQGSPAPQILPESESLDSLKAIIPEVQEVVGPLKVESGTSATTQEARPRPLSLSEYRRRRQQRQAEAEERSPQPPAGKWPSLPETPTGLADIPCLVIPPAPSKKTGLQRSPEVPPEACSVPVGPSPASPSPEPPASKAMASTPTEQLPSQELPLPARPPPPTVQPMPPTMPTALPFPPGGLGMTPMLPLPTSRQGIPSLPPPPLQPPSLPVSMGPVPRDPYTHYAPVPPWPCYPPVSPSGYPCLPPPPTVPLVSGTPGTYAVPPTCNVPWVPPPAPIPPYSSSCAYGPLGWGPGLQHPPFWPTVPPPPLPLASVGRAAPPPKVEPSGIPAGPSESVLPGPVAPPLSLGSASQGAPQVEPTKVEVKSVPASPHLKHKVSSPVQSPQIKAPPCLSAESVAVEEPVSERLNPETQESRPREKPPSPVAKAVPTPTPTSKQSTVTKLPAVHPARLRKLSFLPTPRTQGPEDVVQAFISEIGIEASDLSSLLEQFEKSEAKKECPPPAPADSLAIGNSGSVDTPQEKRPLDRLQAPELANVAGLTPPATPPHQLWKPLAAVSLLAKARSPKSTAQEGTLKPEGVTEVKHPAAACLQEGVHGPSPVHVGSGDHDYCVRSRTPPKKMPALVIPEVGSRWNVKRHQDITIKPVLSLGPVIPLPPRTAASQEPLDHRTSSEQADPPAPCLAPSALLSPEASPCRNDMNTRTPPEPSAKQRSVRCYRKACRSASPPSRGWQGCRGRSSRSVSSGSNRTSEASSSSSSSSSSSSRSRSRSLSPPHKRWRRSSCSSSGRSRRCSSSSSSSSSSSSSSSSSSSSRSRSRSPSPRRRSDRRRRYGSYRSHDHYQRQRVLQKERAIEERRVVFIGKIPGRMTRSELKQRFSVFGEIEECTIHFRVQGDNYGFVTYRYAEEAFAAIESGHKLRQADEQPFDLCFGGRRQFCKRSYSDLDSNQEDFDPAPVKSKFDSLDFDTLLKQAQKNLRR; from the exons GTGCTGCTGCACGAGGAGGGGGATGATTCTGGTTTTGTCAGTCTGTCTCGGCTTGGCCCCTGCCTGAGGGACAAGGACCTGGAGATGGAGGAGCTGATACTGCAGGATGAGACACTGCTGGGGACCATGCAGAGCTACATGGATGCCTCCCTCATCTCCCTCATCGAGGATTTTGGGAGCCTTGGGGAG AGCAGGTTATCTCTGGAGGACCAGAATGAAGTGTCGCTGCTCACAGCTCTGACAGAAATTTTGGACAATGCAGATTCCGAGAACCTGTCTCCGTTTGACAGCATTCCTGACTCAGAACTGCTTGTGTCACCTCGAGAGGGCTCCTCT CTACACAAGCTGCTCACCCTTTCCCGGACACCCCCGGAACGTGACCTCATCACCCCGGTTGACCCATTGGGGCCCAGCACAGGCAGTACTAAAGTGAGTGGG GTTGAGATGTCTCTCTCAGATCCTCCTTGGGACTTCTCTCCACCTTCCTTCTTAGAGACCTCATCCCCTAAGCTTCCTAGCTGGagacccccaagatcaagagcccgCCGGGGCCagtcccctcctccccagcagcGTAGtgatggggaagaagaggaggaggtggcCAGCTTCAGCGGCCAGTTGCTTGCTGGGGAGCTCGACAACTCTGTGAGCAGTATCCCAGACTTCCCTATGCACCTGGCCTGCCCCGAGGAGGAAGACAAAACTGCAGCAGCAGAGATGGCAGTGCAGACAGCTGGTGATGAGAGTATCTCCTCCTTGAGTGAGCTGGTGCGGGCCATGCATCCATACTGCCTGCCCAGCCTCACTCAGCTGACATCACTCGAGGATGAGCTTCAGGAGCAGCCAGATGATTTGACACTGCCTGAGGACTGTGTGGTGCTAGAGATTGTGGGCCAGGCAGCCACAGCTGGTAATGACCTGGAGATTCCAGTTGTGGTACGGCAGATCCCTGCTGGGCCCCAGCCTGTGCTCCTGGATGACTCGCTAGAGGCCAGTCCAGCTTTGAAGCTGCTCATGCCTACGCTAGAGTCGGAGACAGAGGCTCCTGTGCTCAAGGAAGACCTCTGCCCTGATAAAGAGGGGTTGTCAGTGGACTCAGAGGAAAAACTGGAGTCAGTCTGCTTGTTGGATCCCAGGGAGGTCATGGAGCCAGTGATGCCCCAGGGACCTCAGAACCCACCAGCCAACACAAAGCTGAGCTCCCAGAGAGCTCGAAAGGGcaggaagaagaagagcaaaGAGCAGCCAGCAGCCTGTGCAGAAGGCTATGCCAGGAGACTGAGGTCAGCTTCTCGTGGGCAGTCTACCATGGCTACAGAGGTGACCTCTCAGGCAGGAAACTTGCCTCAGGAGGAACTTCAAAGAGAGGTTGGGCCTTCTCGTAGTAGAGGGAAGCCCCGGGCTTGGGCTCGGGCCTGGGCAGCTGCCTTGGAGAAACCTAGCTCTGGGAACTTGGAGAGTAGTGCTGGGCAAGCTAGTCCTGACAAAGAAGATCCTCTAGACCTTTACTCCAATCTGGTTGACAGCATCCAAGCCAACCTTGTTCCAACCCATGTCTCTGCTCGAACAGACCCCATGCCACTTGACTCTGTTGAAACCAATCCCACTGAAGTTAATCCTGTTCTAGCTGATCCTGTACCTGTTGATCCTGCATTGGGTGACCATGATTCAGCAAACTCAGAGCTGGTGGACCCTCTCCCAGCTGACCCAGTGCTGATTGACCCAGTCTTGGCTGACTCAGCAGAAATTGACTCTACAGTGGTTGTTCCCATCTCAGATGACTTGCCACCAGGTGACCCTGTCCCAGTGAGCTCAGCACCAGTTGACTCTGTTCCCAGTGACCTGGGTCCAGTTGATTCTGTGCTAGTTAAATCTAGGCCTTCTGATCCCAGACGTGGTGCCATGTCATCTGTCCAGGGGAGTCCGGCTCCCCAGATCCTTCCAGAGTCAGAGTCCTTGGACTCTCTAAAGGCCATCATCCCTGAAGTCCAGGAGGTTGTGGGTCCTCTGAAGGTAGAAAGTGGTACCAGTGCTACAACCCAGGAAGCCAGACCTCGGCCTCTTAGCCTATCAGAGTACCGGCGAAGAAGGCAGCAGCGCCaagcagaggcagaagagagaagtccccagcccccagctgggAAGTGGCCCAGTCTCCCAGAGACTCCCACAGGACTAGCAGACATCCCTTGTCTTGTCATCCCACCAGCCCCATCCAAGAAGACAGGATTGCAGAGAAGCCCTGAGGTTCCTCCTGAGGCTTGCTCTGTGCCTGTGGGTCCCAGTCCTGCTTCTCCTAGTCCTGAACCACCTGCAAGCAAAGCTATGGCCTCAACTCCCACAGAGCAGCTGCCATCCCAAGAGCTGCCACTACCAGCAAGACCCCCACCTCCTACTGTGCAGCCCATGCCTCCCACAATGCCCACTGCTTTGCCTTTCCCCCCAGGTGGGCTAGGCATGACCCCCATGCTGCCCCTTCCTACAAGCAGGCAAGGGATCCCCAGTCTGCCCCCACCACCCTTGCAGCCTCCCAGTCTTCCAGTGTCTATGGGCCCAGTACCACGTGATCCCTATACTCACTATGCTCCTGTACCACCCTGGCCTTGTTATCcccctgtgtccccttctggCTATCCTTGTCTGCCCCCTCCACCAACAGTGCCCCTAGTGTCTGGTACTCCTGGCACCTATGCTGTGCCCCCCACTTGCAATGTGCCTTGGGTACCCCCTCCAGCCCCAATCCCACCTTATAGTTCCAGCTGTGCCTATGGGCCCTTGGGATGGGGCCCAGGGCTGCAACACCCTCCATTCTGGCCTACTGTGCCACCACCTCCTTTGCCTCTAGCATCTGTTGGGAGAGCTGCTCCTCCACCCAAGGTGGAGCCCAGTGGCATTCCAGCCGGCCCTTCTGAGAGTGTACTTCCTGGGCCAGTGGCTCCTCCCCTCAGTCTTGGGTCAGCTAGCCAGGGAGCTCCACAGGTGGAGCCCACCAAGGTGGAGGTCAAATCAGTGCCTGCATCTCCCCATCTGAAACATAAGGTGTCCTCCCCAGTACAAAGCCCCCAGATCAAGGCTCCACCATGTCTGTCTGCTGAGAGTGTGGCTGTTGAGGAGCCTGTATCAGAGAGGCTAAATCCTGAGAcccaggagagcaggcccagagaGAAGCCCCCCTCTCCTGTTGCCAAGGCTGttcccacacccacacccacatcaAAGCAGAGCACTGTAACTAAGCTGCCTGCTGTCCACCCAGCCCGTCTAAGGAAGCTCTCGTTCTTGCCTACCCCACGTACTCAAGGCCCTGAGGACGTGGTACAGGCTTTCATCAGTGAGATTG GAATTGAGGCATCGGACCTGTCCAGTCTACTGGAGCAGTTCGAGAAATCTGAAG CCAAAAAGGAATGCCCTCCCCCGGCTCCTGCTGACAGCCTGGCTATAGGAAACTCAGG CAGCGTTGACactccccaggagaagaggccCCTAGACCGGTTACAAGCCCCAGAACTGGCCAACGTGGCAG GGCTCACCCCACCAGCTACCCCTCCCCACCAATTATGGAAGCCCTTGGCTGCTGTCTCACTGCTGGCCAAAGCCAGATCTCCTAAGTCTACCGCCCAGGAGGGAACCCTGAAGCCTGAAGGAGTTACAGAGGTCAAACATCCAGCTGCAGCCTGCCTCCAAGAAGGGGTCCATGGCCCTAGTCCAGTCCATGTGGGCTCTGGGGACCATGATTATTGTGTCCGGAGCAGGACTCCCCCAAAAAAGATGCCTGCCTTAGTCATTCCAGAGGTGGGCTCCCGATGGAACGTCAAACGCCATCAGGACATCAccatcaaacctgtcttgtctctgGGCCCagtcatccccctccccccacgcaCAGCTGCCTCACAGGAGCCACTTGATCACAGGACTAGCAGTGAGCAGGCAGATCCCCCAGCTCCTTGCCTCGCCCCATCTGCCTTGCTGTCCCCTGAGGCCTCGCCTTGCCGGAATGACATGAACACTAGGACTCCCCCCGAGCCCTCAGCCAAGCAGCGGTCAGTGCGCTGTTACCGAAAAGCCTGCAGGTCAGCCAGCCCCCCAAGCCGGGGCTGGCAGGGCTGTCGGGGCCGCAGCAGCCGTTCTGTCAGCTCTGGGTCCAACCGGACCAGCGAAGCATCTTCCTCTTCATCTTCATCGTCGTCTTCCTCATCCCGGTCCCGGTCCAGGtccctctcccccccacacaAGAGGTGGCGAAG ATCCAGTTGCAGTTCCTCTGGACGTTCCCGAAGatgctcttcttcctcctcctcttcatcttcctcctcctcctcttcatcttcCTCATCCAGTTCCAGAAGCCGGTCCCGCTCCCCATCACCCCGACGGAGAAGTGATAGGAGGCGGCG GTACGGCTCTTACCGTTCACATGACCATTACCAAAGGCAGAGAGTGCTGCAGAAGGAGCGTGCAATA GAGGAGAGAAGAGTGGTCTTCATTGGGAAGATACCTGGCCGCATGACTAGGTCAGAACTGAAACAGAGGTTCTCTGTTTTTGGAGAGATTGAGGAGTGCACTATCCACTTCCGTGTCCAAGG TGACAACTACGGCTTCGTCACTTACCGCTATGCTGAGGAGGCATTTGCAGCCATTGAGAGTGGCCACAAGCTGAGGCAGGCAGATGAACAACCCTTTGATCTCTGCTTTGGGGGCCGCAGGCAGTTCTGCAAGAGAAGCTATTCAGATCTTG ACTCCAACCAGGAAGACTTTGACCCTGCTCCTGTAAAGAGCAAATTTGATTCTCTTGACTTTGACACATTGTTGAAACAGGCCCAGAAGAACCTCAGGAGGTAA
- the PPRC1 gene encoding peroxisome proliferator-activated receptor gamma coactivator-related protein 1 isoform X5 produces the protein MAARRGRRDGVAPSLSGGPGPDPGGGVRGSSWGSRSQTPYGTVGSVSGGEQVLLHEEGDDSGFVSLSRLGPCLRDKDLEMEELILQDETLLGTMQSYMDASLISLIEDFGSLGESRLSLEDQNEVSLLTALTEILDNADSENLSPFDSIPDSELLVSPREGSSLHKLLTLSRTPPERDLITPVDPLGPSTGSTKVSGVEMSLSDPPWDFSPPSFLETSSPKLPSWRPPRSRARRGQSPPPQQRSDGEEEEEVASFSGQLLAGELDNSVSSIPDFPMHLACPEEEDKTAAAEMAVQTAGDESISSLSELVRAMHPYCLPSLTQLTSLEDELQEQPDDLTLPEDCVVLEIVGQAATAGNDLEIPVVVRQIPAGPQPVLLDDSLEASPALKLLMPTLESETEAPVLKEDLCPDKEGLSVDSEEKLESVCLLDPREVMEPVMPQGPQNPPANTKLSSQRARKGRKKKSKEQPAACAEGYARRLRSASRGQSTMATEVTSQAGNLPQEELQREVGPSRSRGKPRAWARAWAAALEKPSSGNLESSAGQASPDKEDPLDLYSNLVDSIQANLVPTHVSARTDPMPLDSVETNPTEVNPVLADPVPVDPALGDHDSANSELVDPLPADPVLIDPVLADSAEIDSTVVVPISDDLPPGDPVPVSSAPVDSVPSDLGPVDSVLVKSRPSDPRRGAMSSVQGSPAPQILPESESLDSLKAIIPEVQEVVGPLKVESGTSATTQEARPRPLSLSEYRRRRQQRQAEAEERSPQPPAGKWPSLPETPTGLADIPCLVIPPAPSKKTGLQRSPEVPPEACSVPVGPSPASPSPEPPASKAMASTPTEQLPSQELPLPARPPPPTVQPMPPTMPTALPFPPGGLGMTPMLPLPTSRQGIPSLPPPPLQPPSLPVSMGPVPRDPYTHYAPVPPWPCYPPVSPSGYPCLPPPPTVPLVSGTPGTYAVPPTCNVPWVPPPAPIPPYSSSCAYGPLGWGPGLQHPPFWPTVPPPPLPLASVGRAAPPPKVEPSGIPAGPSESVLPGPVAPPLSLGSASQGAPQVEPTKVEVKSVPASPHLKHKVSSPVQSPQIKAPPCLSAESVAVEEPVSERLNPETQESRPREKPPSPVAKAVPTPTPTSKQSTVTKLPAVHPARLRKLSFLPTPRTQGPEDVVQAFISEIGIEASDLSSLLEQFEKSEAKKECPPPAPADSLAIGNSGSSCSSSGRSRRCSSSSSSSSSSSSSSSSSSSSRSRSRSPSPRRRSDRRRRYGSYRSHDHYQRQRVLQKERAIEERRVVFIGKIPGRMTRSELKQRFSVFGEIEECTIHFRVQGDNYGFVTYRYAEEAFAAIESGHKLRQADEQPFDLCFGGRRQFCKRSYSDLDSNQEDFDPAPVKSKFDSLDFDTLLKQAQKNLRR, from the exons GTGCTGCTGCACGAGGAGGGGGATGATTCTGGTTTTGTCAGTCTGTCTCGGCTTGGCCCCTGCCTGAGGGACAAGGACCTGGAGATGGAGGAGCTGATACTGCAGGATGAGACACTGCTGGGGACCATGCAGAGCTACATGGATGCCTCCCTCATCTCCCTCATCGAGGATTTTGGGAGCCTTGGGGAG AGCAGGTTATCTCTGGAGGACCAGAATGAAGTGTCGCTGCTCACAGCTCTGACAGAAATTTTGGACAATGCAGATTCCGAGAACCTGTCTCCGTTTGACAGCATTCCTGACTCAGAACTGCTTGTGTCACCTCGAGAGGGCTCCTCT CTACACAAGCTGCTCACCCTTTCCCGGACACCCCCGGAACGTGACCTCATCACCCCGGTTGACCCATTGGGGCCCAGCACAGGCAGTACTAAAGTGAGTGGG GTTGAGATGTCTCTCTCAGATCCTCCTTGGGACTTCTCTCCACCTTCCTTCTTAGAGACCTCATCCCCTAAGCTTCCTAGCTGGagacccccaagatcaagagcccgCCGGGGCCagtcccctcctccccagcagcGTAGtgatggggaagaagaggaggaggtggcCAGCTTCAGCGGCCAGTTGCTTGCTGGGGAGCTCGACAACTCTGTGAGCAGTATCCCAGACTTCCCTATGCACCTGGCCTGCCCCGAGGAGGAAGACAAAACTGCAGCAGCAGAGATGGCAGTGCAGACAGCTGGTGATGAGAGTATCTCCTCCTTGAGTGAGCTGGTGCGGGCCATGCATCCATACTGCCTGCCCAGCCTCACTCAGCTGACATCACTCGAGGATGAGCTTCAGGAGCAGCCAGATGATTTGACACTGCCTGAGGACTGTGTGGTGCTAGAGATTGTGGGCCAGGCAGCCACAGCTGGTAATGACCTGGAGATTCCAGTTGTGGTACGGCAGATCCCTGCTGGGCCCCAGCCTGTGCTCCTGGATGACTCGCTAGAGGCCAGTCCAGCTTTGAAGCTGCTCATGCCTACGCTAGAGTCGGAGACAGAGGCTCCTGTGCTCAAGGAAGACCTCTGCCCTGATAAAGAGGGGTTGTCAGTGGACTCAGAGGAAAAACTGGAGTCAGTCTGCTTGTTGGATCCCAGGGAGGTCATGGAGCCAGTGATGCCCCAGGGACCTCAGAACCCACCAGCCAACACAAAGCTGAGCTCCCAGAGAGCTCGAAAGGGcaggaagaagaagagcaaaGAGCAGCCAGCAGCCTGTGCAGAAGGCTATGCCAGGAGACTGAGGTCAGCTTCTCGTGGGCAGTCTACCATGGCTACAGAGGTGACCTCTCAGGCAGGAAACTTGCCTCAGGAGGAACTTCAAAGAGAGGTTGGGCCTTCTCGTAGTAGAGGGAAGCCCCGGGCTTGGGCTCGGGCCTGGGCAGCTGCCTTGGAGAAACCTAGCTCTGGGAACTTGGAGAGTAGTGCTGGGCAAGCTAGTCCTGACAAAGAAGATCCTCTAGACCTTTACTCCAATCTGGTTGACAGCATCCAAGCCAACCTTGTTCCAACCCATGTCTCTGCTCGAACAGACCCCATGCCACTTGACTCTGTTGAAACCAATCCCACTGAAGTTAATCCTGTTCTAGCTGATCCTGTACCTGTTGATCCTGCATTGGGTGACCATGATTCAGCAAACTCAGAGCTGGTGGACCCTCTCCCAGCTGACCCAGTGCTGATTGACCCAGTCTTGGCTGACTCAGCAGAAATTGACTCTACAGTGGTTGTTCCCATCTCAGATGACTTGCCACCAGGTGACCCTGTCCCAGTGAGCTCAGCACCAGTTGACTCTGTTCCCAGTGACCTGGGTCCAGTTGATTCTGTGCTAGTTAAATCTAGGCCTTCTGATCCCAGACGTGGTGCCATGTCATCTGTCCAGGGGAGTCCGGCTCCCCAGATCCTTCCAGAGTCAGAGTCCTTGGACTCTCTAAAGGCCATCATCCCTGAAGTCCAGGAGGTTGTGGGTCCTCTGAAGGTAGAAAGTGGTACCAGTGCTACAACCCAGGAAGCCAGACCTCGGCCTCTTAGCCTATCAGAGTACCGGCGAAGAAGGCAGCAGCGCCaagcagaggcagaagagagaagtccccagcccccagctgggAAGTGGCCCAGTCTCCCAGAGACTCCCACAGGACTAGCAGACATCCCTTGTCTTGTCATCCCACCAGCCCCATCCAAGAAGACAGGATTGCAGAGAAGCCCTGAGGTTCCTCCTGAGGCTTGCTCTGTGCCTGTGGGTCCCAGTCCTGCTTCTCCTAGTCCTGAACCACCTGCAAGCAAAGCTATGGCCTCAACTCCCACAGAGCAGCTGCCATCCCAAGAGCTGCCACTACCAGCAAGACCCCCACCTCCTACTGTGCAGCCCATGCCTCCCACAATGCCCACTGCTTTGCCTTTCCCCCCAGGTGGGCTAGGCATGACCCCCATGCTGCCCCTTCCTACAAGCAGGCAAGGGATCCCCAGTCTGCCCCCACCACCCTTGCAGCCTCCCAGTCTTCCAGTGTCTATGGGCCCAGTACCACGTGATCCCTATACTCACTATGCTCCTGTACCACCCTGGCCTTGTTATCcccctgtgtccccttctggCTATCCTTGTCTGCCCCCTCCACCAACAGTGCCCCTAGTGTCTGGTACTCCTGGCACCTATGCTGTGCCCCCCACTTGCAATGTGCCTTGGGTACCCCCTCCAGCCCCAATCCCACCTTATAGTTCCAGCTGTGCCTATGGGCCCTTGGGATGGGGCCCAGGGCTGCAACACCCTCCATTCTGGCCTACTGTGCCACCACCTCCTTTGCCTCTAGCATCTGTTGGGAGAGCTGCTCCTCCACCCAAGGTGGAGCCCAGTGGCATTCCAGCCGGCCCTTCTGAGAGTGTACTTCCTGGGCCAGTGGCTCCTCCCCTCAGTCTTGGGTCAGCTAGCCAGGGAGCTCCACAGGTGGAGCCCACCAAGGTGGAGGTCAAATCAGTGCCTGCATCTCCCCATCTGAAACATAAGGTGTCCTCCCCAGTACAAAGCCCCCAGATCAAGGCTCCACCATGTCTGTCTGCTGAGAGTGTGGCTGTTGAGGAGCCTGTATCAGAGAGGCTAAATCCTGAGAcccaggagagcaggcccagagaGAAGCCCCCCTCTCCTGTTGCCAAGGCTGttcccacacccacacccacatcaAAGCAGAGCACTGTAACTAAGCTGCCTGCTGTCCACCCAGCCCGTCTAAGGAAGCTCTCGTTCTTGCCTACCCCACGTACTCAAGGCCCTGAGGACGTGGTACAGGCTTTCATCAGTGAGATTG GAATTGAGGCATCGGACCTGTCCAGTCTACTGGAGCAGTTCGAGAAATCTGAAG CCAAAAAGGAATGCCCTCCCCCGGCTCCTGCTGACAGCCTGGCTATAGGAAACTCAGG ATCCAGTTGCAGTTCCTCTGGACGTTCCCGAAGatgctcttcttcctcctcctcttcatcttcctcctcctcctcttcatcttcCTCATCCAGTTCCAGAAGCCGGTCCCGCTCCCCATCACCCCGACGGAGAAGTGATAGGAGGCGGCG GTACGGCTCTTACCGTTCACATGACCATTACCAAAGGCAGAGAGTGCTGCAGAAGGAGCGTGCAATA GAGGAGAGAAGAGTGGTCTTCATTGGGAAGATACCTGGCCGCATGACTAGGTCAGAACTGAAACAGAGGTTCTCTGTTTTTGGAGAGATTGAGGAGTGCACTATCCACTTCCGTGTCCAAGG TGACAACTACGGCTTCGTCACTTACCGCTATGCTGAGGAGGCATTTGCAGCCATTGAGAGTGGCCACAAGCTGAGGCAGGCAGATGAACAACCCTTTGATCTCTGCTTTGGGGGCCGCAGGCAGTTCTGCAAGAGAAGCTATTCAGATCTTG ACTCCAACCAGGAAGACTTTGACCCTGCTCCTGTAAAGAGCAAATTTGATTCTCTTGACTTTGACACATTGTTGAAACAGGCCCAGAAGAACCTCAGGAGGTAA